From the genome of Hathewaya histolytica, one region includes:
- a CDS encoding carbon-nitrogen hydrolase family protein yields the protein MKIGLVSSKNKDGDINYNIKQIENYLVQYANSDIDLLCFGESFLQGFEGLTWSFEEDYKIALSINDNKIVELKNKAKYYNKCISFGFIEKYKGNLFSSNLVIDKKGEIVDIFKRVSSGWKEPIASSYYKEGSEFHIFKFMNKTFATAICGDLWDDKRLHEIKALNVDMVLWPLYVDFAVKEWNEKFLDEYINRVKDINSPVCMINSLVDEPGRANGGCYVFQKGKVLKSLPMGNLGVLEFEI from the coding sequence ATGAAAATAGGATTAGTATCATCAAAAAATAAAGATGGAGATATTAATTATAATATTAAACAAATAGAAAATTATCTAGTTCAATATGCTAATTCAGATATAGATTTATTATGTTTTGGAGAGTCCTTTTTGCAAGGATTTGAAGGTCTAACATGGAGTTTTGAGGAAGATTATAAGATAGCATTATCTATTAATGATAATAAAATTGTAGAGTTAAAAAACAAAGCAAAGTATTATAATAAATGTATTTCTTTTGGGTTTATAGAGAAATATAAAGGAAATTTATTTAGTAGTAATTTAGTTATTGATAAAAAAGGAGAAATTGTTGATATATTTAAAAGGGTTTCTTCAGGGTGGAAGGAACCAATAGCATCTAGTTATTATAAAGAGGGATCAGAATTTCATATATTTAAATTTATGAATAAAACTTTTGCAACTGCAATTTGTGGCGACCTATGGGATGATAAAAGATTACATGAAATAAAAGCACTTAATGTAGATATGGTTCTTTGGCCTTTATATGTTGATTTTGCAGTGAAAGAATGGAATGAGAAGTTTTTAGATGAATATATAAATAGGGTAAAGGATATAAATTCTCCAGTATGTATGATAAATAGTTTAGTTGATGAACCTGGTAGGGCTAACGGAGGATGTTATGTATTTCAAAAAGGTAAGGTTCTAAAATCACTTCCTATGGGGAATTTAGGTGTATTAGAATTTGAAATTTAA
- a CDS encoding ABC-F family ATP-binding cassette domain-containing protein, translating into MNLISIENLSKSYSEKILFHKVSIGINEGDKIGVIGVNGTGKSTLLKIISGIETYDEGNIIKNNKVHIEYLPQNPEFNENSTVLNEVFNGNSPIMNTLREYETALDGAEKNPEDLEIQNKIISLSSKIDSLNGWNIESDAKIILNKLGLRDLNKKISTLSGGQRKRVALARTLITPSEILILDEPTNHMDNDTIAWLEEFLNGRKGAIIMITHDRYFLDRVSNKIVELDNGNLYAYEGNFSIFLEKKLEREAMETATEDKRQNLLRRELSWIKRGAKARTTKQKARIQRYEELSEKDGPAKKENLDISTAHSRLGNKIIEINNICKKFSQKELIKDFSYTMVKEDRIGIIGENGVGKSTLMNLIYGNLKLDSGSIDIGETVKVGYFSQGNYHMKEELRVIEYIKETAEFVETANGDRISASQMLEKFLFPPETQWTPIYKLSGGEKRRLFLLKVLIEAPNVLLLDEPTNDLDISTLQILEDYIENFNGPVMAVSHDRYFLDKISNKIFSFEGGGNVLEHTGNYSDFINFKQNLSTEKEEKSEIKKETVDKPMDKKCDKPKKALKFSYKEQREYEEIENIIASIEENLDNIKVEISKNSTNYSKLQELLQEEAETENLLEEKMERWEYLNELAEKIEESKKN; encoded by the coding sequence ATGAATTTAATTTCAATAGAAAACTTAAGTAAAAGTTACAGTGAAAAGATTCTTTTTCATAAAGTTTCCATAGGAATTAATGAAGGTGATAAAATAGGTGTCATTGGTGTAAATGGTACAGGAAAATCTACCTTACTTAAAATTATTTCAGGCATTGAAACTTATGATGAAGGAAATATCATAAAAAATAATAAAGTTCACATAGAATATTTACCTCAGAACCCTGAATTTAATGAGAATTCTACAGTATTAAATGAAGTATTCAACGGTAACTCACCTATAATGAATACCCTTAGAGAGTATGAAACTGCTTTAGATGGGGCTGAAAAAAATCCAGAAGATCTAGAAATTCAAAATAAAATAATTTCTCTTTCTTCTAAAATAGATTCATTAAACGGCTGGAATATAGAAAGTGATGCAAAGATAATTTTAAATAAATTAGGGCTCAGGGATTTAAATAAAAAAATAAGTACATTATCTGGTGGACAAAGAAAAAGAGTTGCTCTTGCTAGAACCTTAATTACTCCATCTGAAATACTAATTCTAGATGAGCCTACAAACCATATGGACAATGATACCATAGCCTGGCTTGAAGAATTTTTAAATGGTAGAAAAGGTGCAATTATTATGATTACCCACGATCGATACTTTCTAGATAGAGTATCTAATAAAATAGTGGAACTTGATAATGGAAATTTATATGCCTATGAGGGTAACTTTAGCATATTCCTAGAAAAGAAATTAGAAAGAGAAGCTATGGAAACAGCTACGGAAGATAAACGTCAAAATCTTTTACGACGTGAACTTTCTTGGATTAAAAGAGGTGCTAAAGCTAGAACCACAAAACAAAAAGCTAGAATTCAAAGATATGAAGAATTAAGTGAAAAAGATGGTCCTGCAAAAAAAGAAAACCTAGATATATCCACAGCTCATAGTAGGTTAGGTAATAAAATAATAGAAATTAATAATATATGTAAAAAGTTTAGCCAAAAAGAACTTATAAAAGACTTTTCCTACACCATGGTTAAAGAAGATAGAATAGGTATAATCGGTGAAAATGGAGTGGGAAAATCTACGCTTATGAATTTAATTTATGGAAACTTAAAATTAGATAGTGGCTCTATAGACATTGGTGAAACAGTTAAGGTCGGATACTTCTCTCAAGGTAATTACCACATGAAAGAAGAACTTCGTGTAATAGAATATATTAAAGAAACTGCAGAATTTGTTGAAACAGCTAATGGCGATAGAATAAGTGCATCGCAAATGCTAGAAAAGTTCTTATTCCCACCTGAAACACAGTGGACACCCATTTATAAACTATCTGGTGGGGAAAAAAGAAGGTTATTTCTTTTAAAAGTATTAATAGAAGCTCCTAATGTACTTTTACTGGATGAGCCTACAAACGATTTAGATATATCAACACTTCAAATTTTAGAAGACTATATAGAAAACTTTAATGGACCTGTAATGGCCGTATCACATGATAGATACTTCCTAGATAAGATATCTAACAAGATATTCTCCTTTGAAGGAGGAGGTAATGTTCTAGAACACACCGGAAACTACTCCGACTTTATTAACTTTAAGCAGAACTTATCCACAGAAAAGGAAGAAAAATCAGAAATTAAAAAAGAAACTGTTGATAAACCTATGGATAAAAAATGTGATAAGCCAAAGAAAGCTCTAAAATTCTCCTATAAAGAACAAAGAGAATACGAAGAAATCGAAAACATAATAGCCTCAATAGAAGAAAACTTAGATAATATAAAAGTAGAAATTTCTAAAAACAGTACAAACTATTCAAAACTACAAGAATTATTGCAAGAAGAAGCTGAAACAGAAAATCTACTAGAAGAAAAAATGGAAAGATGGGAATACTTAAACGAACTCGCAGAAAAAATAGAAGAATCTAAGAAAAATTAG
- a CDS encoding alpha/beta hydrolase, translating into MKIDFSYEKGSIPYTSGYIQKGKNYRCNYIKFKSPYKNAKPGTETIELYNFEPKTPATASVMVIPGLGTRNIKFLLWLGSHLACSKVSCNVLTLPGNYTRVEKGSVSGKNYVYPDIDIIYNTWQHAVVDIQSSMDFLEEKGLWKEKNCILGYCLGGMISSIISSIDSRINETILLNTGGHFPKIIHESAVGKFARRMFKKGYETDYFLHDKIRLYEAYDRELPLVRNMELKEFLSSDEIHPLFKVDPLSYAHFLDKKNVTFIDAIYDETLPIISRSMLFKELKGSTRYLLPATHGLLLPFEFFIAQYIMLKLNIKEVKDLKLLIPNKLKIPIISDLLQYFTNE; encoded by the coding sequence ATGAAAATCGACTTTTCCTATGAGAAAGGAAGTATTCCATATACCAGTGGATATATACAAAAAGGAAAAAATTATAGATGCAATTATATTAAATTTAAAAGTCCATATAAAAATGCTAAACCTGGAACTGAAACCATAGAACTTTATAATTTTGAACCTAAAACTCCTGCTACAGCTTCTGTTATGGTTATTCCTGGCCTTGGCACTAGAAACATTAAATTTTTACTTTGGCTTGGCTCTCATCTTGCTTGTTCAAAAGTAAGTTGTAATGTTTTAACCTTACCGGGAAACTATACAAGAGTAGAAAAAGGTTCTGTAAGTGGAAAAAACTATGTTTATCCTGATATTGATATTATTTATAATACTTGGCAACATGCCGTAGTTGATATTCAATCCTCTATGGACTTCTTAGAAGAAAAAGGGCTATGGAAAGAAAAGAATTGTATTTTGGGCTACTGTTTAGGTGGTATGATCTCTAGCATAATAAGCTCTATAGATTCTAGAATAAATGAAACCATTCTCCTAAACACTGGTGGTCACTTTCCTAAAATAATACACGAATCTGCTGTTGGCAAATTCGCAAGAAGAATGTTTAAAAAAGGCTATGAAACTGATTATTTTCTTCACGATAAAATAAGACTCTATGAAGCCTATGATAGGGAACTCCCCCTAGTTCGAAATATGGAGCTTAAAGAATTTTTATCTTCAGATGAAATTCATCCCCTATTTAAGGTAGACCCCCTATCCTATGCCCATTTTTTAGATAAGAAAAATGTAACTTTTATAGATGCAATTTACGATGAAACTTTACCAATTATAAGCAGAAGTATGCTGTTTAAAGAATTAAAAGGGTCAACTAGATATCTTCTTCCCGCAACTCACGGGTTACTTTTACCCTTTGAATTTTTCATAGCACAATATATAATGCTAAAACTAAACATTAAGGAAGTTAAAGACCTTAAATTGTTAATTCCAAATAAATTAAAAATTCCTATTATATCCGACCTTCTTCAATATTTCACAAATGAATAA
- a CDS encoding nucleobase:cation symporter-2 family protein: MENNQTDIELMYGVNDKPNAFMQILLALQHIFAAFGGIIVVPIVVSTALKFDSKTSTLLISSTILAAGLATYIQSRGVGPIGARVACIMGTDFTFVAPSIAIGSKFGLVGILGATVFGAIIEIILSFFVKPLMKLFPPIVTGTVVSLIGLTLLPVSIDWAAGGVGSIGYGSLKNILIALCVMMITLLLNHYGKGLISSASILIGMVIGYIICIPLGMVNFATVKEASWVSFPKIWVLDIKFSLETLLPFIPAYFVTIIGTVGCLKAITEVSKVKSTEKCISSGVLADGVGSLLAGVFGALPNTCFSQNIGLIPLTKVASRYVTMMAGMLLVILGLLPKFAALINIMPQPVLGGVGIVMFGTVAAAGIKTLSTVKLNNRNMLIIATSIGLGLGVTFRPEVITNLPESLKMIFSSGISTGTIVALILNVLLKEKE; this comes from the coding sequence ATGGAAAACAATCAAACAGATATTGAACTAATGTATGGGGTAAATGATAAACCAAATGCATTTATGCAAATTCTATTAGCACTACAACATATTTTTGCTGCCTTTGGTGGAATAATTGTAGTACCAATTGTAGTCTCAACAGCTTTAAAATTTGACTCTAAAACTTCAACATTATTAATAAGTAGTACAATTTTAGCAGCAGGACTTGCAACTTATATTCAATCAAGAGGTGTGGGACCTATAGGTGCAAGAGTTGCTTGTATTATGGGGACAGACTTTACCTTTGTAGCACCTTCAATTGCAATAGGTAGTAAATTTGGGTTAGTAGGAATTTTAGGAGCTACAGTATTCGGGGCCATTATAGAAATTATATTAAGTTTTTTTGTAAAACCATTAATGAAATTATTTCCTCCAATTGTAACAGGAACTGTAGTTAGTTTAATAGGATTAACACTACTACCTGTATCTATAGATTGGGCAGCTGGTGGTGTTGGTTCTATAGGATATGGTTCATTAAAAAATATTTTAATAGCTTTATGTGTAATGATGATTACTCTTTTATTAAATCATTATGGAAAGGGACTTATAAGTAGTGCTTCAATTTTAATAGGAATGGTTATTGGGTATATTATTTGTATTCCACTTGGAATGGTGAATTTTGCTACAGTAAAAGAAGCGAGTTGGGTATCTTTTCCTAAAATTTGGGTTTTAGATATTAAATTTAGTTTAGAAACTTTATTACCCTTTATTCCAGCGTATTTTGTAACTATTATTGGAACAGTAGGTTGTCTTAAAGCTATAACTGAGGTTTCAAAAGTTAAATCTACTGAAAAATGTATTTCATCAGGTGTTTTAGCAGATGGAGTTGGAAGTTTACTTGCAGGAGTTTTTGGTGCATTACCTAATACATGCTTTAGTCAGAATATAGGATTAATTCCACTTACTAAAGTTGCTAGTAGATATGTAACTATGATGGCAGGAATGCTATTAGTCATATTGGGGTTATTACCTAAGTTTGCAGCACTTATTAATATTATGCCTCAACCTGTATTAGGAGGGGTAGGTATAGTTATGTTTGGAACTGTAGCTGCTGCAGGAATAAAAACTTTAAGTACAGTAAAATTAAACAATCGTAATATGTTAATTATTGCTACATCCATAGGGTTAGGATTAGGGGTTACATTCCGTCCAGAAGTTATAACTAATTTACCTGAATCTTTAAAAATGATTTTCTCATCAGGGATTTCAACAGGTACTATTGTAGCATTAATATTAAATGTATTATTAAAAGAAAAAGAATAA
- a CDS encoding SUKH-3 domain-containing protein — MEKPNKAVEILKKSGWDISRNIDISVYEKAYKSEGYNLSELNIEFLKRFGGLDIIIPAFRRPKSTDKIYIDPIRGVNGIYRGNVLDYEERIGKSVVVIGETQNEQLVLLMSENGEFYVAFDDYLAKLGNNIYEVLDTFCESKQPIEV, encoded by the coding sequence ATAGAAAAACCAAATAAAGCAGTTGAAATTTTAAAAAAATCGGGATGGGATATTTCTCGTAATATTGATATTTCAGTTTATGAGAAAGCATATAAGAGTGAAGGTTACAATCTAAGTGAGCTTAATATAGAATTTTTAAAGCGATTTGGAGGATTGGATATAATTATACCAGCCTTCAGAAGACCTAAGTCTACCGATAAAATATATATTGACCCTATCAGAGGTGTTAATGGTATTTATAGGGGGAATGTACTTGATTATGAAGAGAGAATTGGAAAATCAGTTGTAGTTATTGGAGAAACACAGAATGAACAATTGGTTCTCTTAATGTCTGAAAATGGGGAGTTTTATGTTGCATTTGATGATTATTTGGCTAAACTAGGCAATAATATTTATGAAGTTCTGGATACTTTTTGTGAAAGTAAACAACCTATAGAAGTGTAA
- a CDS encoding tetratricopeptide repeat protein, translating into MNFDEYYAIGESYYEEGEYKKPLNHFKKCISIDNYYNCLNYIGLCYFWLEKYKLAADTFKKIIDECPETVIPVINLGRVYLKQGLLTDACKMFNEAINIDPDDEDAYFYLGVYYYEVEKYEEAIKCYKKSLSINIEQSETHLNLGICYYLLNFDNEALDEYELAYKYDNECIQAIRNKGIAYIDIEEYEKALNELLFVVENKFDDIDNIIDIAHCYYELSDFKNAYKWIKKAIDIDPKDEYVNEMFEKINSILKEERGVKYIDVVIL; encoded by the coding sequence ATGAATTTCGATGAATATTATGCAATTGGAGAAAGTTACTATGAAGAAGGGGAATATAAAAAGCCATTAAATCATTTTAAAAAATGCATTAGTATAGATAACTACTATAATTGTTTAAATTATATTGGATTATGTTATTTTTGGTTAGAAAAATATAAATTAGCAGCAGATACTTTTAAAAAGATAATTGATGAGTGTCCAGAAACAGTAATACCAGTTATTAATCTAGGGAGAGTTTATCTAAAGCAAGGTTTGTTAACAGATGCGTGTAAAATGTTTAATGAAGCAATTAATATAGACCCAGATGATGAGGATGCATATTTTTATCTAGGGGTATATTATTATGAGGTTGAAAAATACGAAGAAGCGATAAAATGTTATAAGAAATCATTAAGTATTAATATTGAACAGTCAGAAACTCATTTGAATTTAGGAATATGCTATTATTTGTTAAACTTCGATAATGAAGCATTAGATGAATATGAATTAGCTTATAAATATGACAATGAATGTATACAAGCTATACGAAATAAGGGTATAGCATATATTGATATAGAGGAATATGAGAAAGCATTGAATGAATTGTTATTTGTTGTTGAGAATAAGTTTGATGATATTGATAATATAATAGATATTGCTCACTGTTACTATGAGCTTAGTGATTTTAAAAATGCTTATAAATGGATAAAAAAAGCCATAGATATTGATCCTAAGGATGAATATGTGAATGAAATGTTTGAAAAGATAAACTCAATTTTGAAAGAAGAAAGAGGAGTAAAATATATAGATGTAGTTATATTATGA
- a CDS encoding HEAT repeat domain-containing protein produces MRIKMDKDNILMKELIEVANDYGFEVESYDDLKAISILIELLKDDDVNGHAIMALGYFKNDELIKYIEPFLHHEKSWIRKETEKAIKKIKS; encoded by the coding sequence ATGAGAATAAAAATGGACAAGGATAATATTTTAATGAAAGAATTAATTGAAGTAGCTAATGATTATGGTTTTGAGGTCGAAAGTTATGATGATTTAAAAGCTATATCAATACTCATTGAACTACTAAAGGATGATGATGTTAATGGACATGCTATTATGGCTTTAGGATATTTTAAGAATGATGAATTAATAAAGTATATTGAGCCATTCTTACATCATGAAAAAAGCTGGATTAGAAAAGAAACGGAAAAAGCAATTAAAAAAATAAAAAGTTAG
- a CDS encoding DUF4825 domain-containing protein: protein MRREFKILTPLIIILSLSLTGCASNSGKTSSKEVKTTSQVETYDLIKYKDSYVGDNSSVRNLIAKLPANEYNSGFSLQTNKKPYRITINYKANQNLGEENYNKFWNDKKVNELLEKNAVVLLSLIQNADVIEFNVDNIGKTPYKYDRKSLEQKYSGNLKDLFKDNASFKKFLNE from the coding sequence ATGAGGCGTGAATTTAAAATATTAACACCTTTAATAATAATTTTATCATTAAGTTTAACAGGTTGTGCAAGTAATTCTGGAAAAACATCAAGTAAAGAGGTAAAAACTACTTCCCAGGTTGAAACATATGATTTGATAAAATACAAAGACTCATATGTAGGTGATAATAGTTCTGTAAGAAATTTAATAGCAAAATTACCTGCTAATGAGTATAATTCAGGATTTAGTTTACAAACTAATAAAAAACCATATAGAATAACTATTAACTATAAAGCAAATCAAAATTTGGGGGAAGAAAATTATAACAAGTTTTGGAATGATAAAAAAGTTAATGAGCTTTTGGAAAAAAACGCAGTAGTATTATTATCTCTTATACAAAATGCTGATGTTATAGAATTTAATGTAGATAACATAGGCAAAACCCCTTATAAATATGATCGAAAGAGTTTAGAACAAAAATATAGTGGTAATTTAAAAGACTTATTTAAAGATAATGCTTCATTTAAAAAATTTTTAAACGAATAA
- a CDS encoding TetR/AcrR family transcriptional regulator: MDNNMGNQYKILESAERLIIKKGVENTSLSDIAKEVGISKGTLYYYYSSKNELINDIADKYFLEIGHNINVALENLDKKSNPIDVVQKMFKEILDSKEKGRLHLCLIQEAITNNDELKEKFNKEYIKWKIIIKEGLKLIFHNQDFDYGVIANIIVAALEGFMIQNIIEINNVSIDSVIEYVLKNK; encoded by the coding sequence TTGGATAATAATATGGGCAATCAGTATAAAATTTTAGAATCTGCGGAAAGACTTATAATTAAAAAAGGGGTAGAAAATACTAGCCTTTCAGATATTGCAAAAGAGGTAGGTATAAGTAAAGGAACTTTATACTATTATTATTCTTCTAAAAATGAACTTATAAATGATATTGCAGATAAGTATTTTTTGGAGATTGGGCATAATATAAATGTTGCTCTTGAAAACTTAGATAAAAAATCTAATCCAATAGATGTAGTTCAAAAGATGTTTAAAGAAATACTAGATTCTAAAGAAAAAGGAAGATTACATCTTTGTTTAATTCAAGAGGCCATAACTAATAACGATGAATTAAAAGAAAAGTTTAATAAGGAATATATAAAATGGAAGATTATTATAAAAGAGGGTCTTAAATTAATTTTTCATAATCAAGACTTTGATTACGGGGTAATTGCAAATATTATAGTAGCAGCCCTTGAAGGATTTATGATCCAAAATATAATTGAAATAAATAATGTTTCTATAGATTCAGTGATTGAATATGTACTTAAAAATAAGTAG